In the Geobacter sp. FeAm09 genome, one interval contains:
- a CDS encoding D-2-hydroxyacid dehydrogenase, which produces MNVQNLLIHLHHSIDAFSLKPRHIDLIRGMLPDTPLAVAEGNGDFLERLPEADCVLTWMFKPDWYAGAPNLKTLFTPAAGHDWVAPDPAGRVRTCYGSFHGRIMRESLLAMMLHFNRRMGKSLADQRARVWGRPGYSECVALFSQRVVIVGFGPLGRSMAELLSAFGARVTAVKRDTRGFEGVPHVDRLIPFASLEEELPRADHVVLVLPGGTETDGIVTQRHFKAMKPGAYLYNLGRGTCYREEDLIDALENGPLAGAGLDVFAEEPLPAASALWGRPDVLITPHASAISREYLDLFIHEWFGKLRNM; this is translated from the coding sequence ATGAACGTCCAGAACCTCCTCATCCATCTTCACCACAGCATCGATGCCTTCTCCCTCAAACCGCGCCATATCGACCTGATCCGCGGGATGCTTCCCGACACCCCCCTTGCCGTTGCCGAAGGGAACGGCGATTTCCTGGAGCGGCTCCCGGAGGCCGATTGCGTATTGACCTGGATGTTCAAGCCGGACTGGTACGCCGGCGCTCCGAATCTGAAAACGCTCTTTACACCGGCCGCCGGACATGATTGGGTCGCCCCGGACCCGGCCGGCCGGGTACGGACATGCTACGGCAGCTTCCATGGCCGCATCATGCGGGAAAGTCTTCTCGCCATGATGCTCCACTTCAACCGGCGTATGGGAAAATCGCTGGCAGACCAGCGGGCACGGGTCTGGGGCCGCCCCGGCTACAGCGAATGCGTTGCGCTCTTCAGCCAGCGGGTGGTGATCGTCGGATTTGGCCCTTTGGGGCGGTCCATGGCCGAACTGCTCTCGGCCTTCGGCGCGCGCGTTACCGCCGTCAAGCGTGATACGAGAGGATTCGAGGGCGTCCCCCACGTGGACCGGCTGATCCCCTTCGCCAGCCTGGAAGAGGAACTGCCGCGCGCCGATCACGTGGTCCTGGTCCTGCCGGGCGGGACGGAAACCGACGGCATCGTTACCCAGCGCCATTTCAAGGCCATGAAACCGGGGGCATACCTGTACAATCTGGGACGGGGCACCTGCTACCGGGAGGAAGATCTCATCGATGCCCTCGAAAACGGCCCGCTGGCGGGCGCCGGGCTGGATGTCTTCGCCGAGGAGCCGTTACCGGCCGCCTCGGCGCTCTGGGGCCGCCCCGACGTGTTGATCACGCCCCACGCCAGCGCCATCAGCCGGGAATACCTCGATCTCTTCATCCATGAGTGGTTCGGGAAGCTGCGGAATATGTGA
- a CDS encoding TOBE domain-containing protein — protein sequence MKTDAMKVGLAGNLWFNRAENKFLGSDRIDLLEKIDELGSISKAARAMGLCYKTAWDLVNLVNNMAERPLVDRLTGGKGGGGTRLTAEGKNVVTRFKIIEEEHRKFLENLGDRLDDTDRLFRFLKRISLKVSARNTFIGTITELAMGAVNSEIRMTLKGGIALTAVITNGAIDNLGLKPGIEAYAIIKASSVLIGTDVHDVKVSTRNVFCGTVTKIIDGPVSTEVAVEIGGGTTVTAVITHDSANRLGLKVGSHACTLFEASSVIIGVS from the coding sequence ATGAAAACCGATGCCATGAAGGTCGGACTTGCCGGCAATCTCTGGTTTAACCGCGCGGAGAACAAGTTCCTGGGAAGCGATAGGATCGACCTGCTGGAAAAGATCGACGAACTCGGCTCGATCAGCAAGGCCGCCAGGGCCATGGGGCTCTGCTACAAAACCGCGTGGGATCTGGTCAATCTGGTCAACAACATGGCGGAAAGGCCACTGGTCGATCGTTTGACGGGCGGCAAGGGGGGCGGCGGCACCAGGCTCACCGCCGAAGGCAAAAACGTGGTCACGCGGTTCAAGATCATTGAGGAGGAACACCGCAAGTTTCTGGAAAACCTGGGGGACCGGCTCGACGATACCGACCGGCTGTTTCGCTTTCTGAAGAGGATTTCCCTGAAGGTCAGCGCGCGCAACACCTTCATCGGTACCATAACGGAGCTTGCCATGGGCGCCGTCAACTCCGAGATCAGGATGACGCTGAAAGGCGGCATCGCCCTCACGGCCGTCATTACCAATGGAGCCATCGACAATCTGGGGCTGAAACCCGGCATCGAGGCGTACGCCATCATCAAGGCGAGTTCGGTCTTGATCGGCACCGACGTGCATGACGTCAAGGTCAGCACGCGCAATGTCTTCTGCGGCACCGTGACCAAGATCATCGACGGGCCGGTCAGCACCGAGGTGGCCGTCGAGATCGGCGGCGGTACCACCGTCACCGCCGTCATCACCCACGACAGCGCCAACCGGCTGGGTCTGAAGGTCGGCAGCCACGCCTGCACCCTGTTCGAGGCCTCCAGCGTCATCATCGGAGTCAGTTGA
- a CDS encoding porin, with amino-acid sequence MKKLVILLGAAAVMAQAGTVLAESLEDVLKQKGMITEEEYKRIVKSTPAVSYKPGQGITLTTADGNFSTTIGGYVQARYTFLNSDDVNDDKASSVGMTTSPGGTSSQFEVKRAKLVIGGHAFSKDLTYNVTANFSNIAGGSTKNGGLLENAFINYKWRDELQVRAGQEKVQFGRQWLISATDLQFVDVSHVTAAFAPTYDTGVRLFGKLPKGLVTYSLAVSGGLGQNYVRATRNNALSARITANPFGEMKNTEADLEQTEKPLVSFGANYYRNTITETEYSTSSNNSLGYLKSKAGWFALNKRGTLLSGESVNISMLGLDAAFKWRGLSISGEYMWGEGDAQQSKYGQRAMGFYAQAGYMVIPKTLEVAYRYAYLDPNINNNTLALNDHWIENSVAVSWYIREHYLKLQADYTAIHKQRNLISQSTSVVMQPTDDNQARVQLQLVF; translated from the coding sequence ATGAAGAAGTTGGTAATCCTGTTGGGTGCCGCCGCGGTTATGGCCCAGGCCGGCACCGTCCTGGCGGAGAGCCTGGAGGATGTGCTGAAGCAGAAGGGGATGATCACGGAGGAGGAGTACAAGCGGATCGTGAAGAGTACGCCCGCCGTCAGCTACAAGCCGGGGCAGGGGATCACCCTGACCACGGCCGACGGGAATTTCAGTACCACCATCGGCGGCTACGTGCAAGCCCGGTACACGTTCCTGAATTCCGACGATGTCAATGATGACAAAGCCAGTTCCGTAGGCATGACCACCAGCCCGGGAGGCACTTCCAGCCAGTTCGAGGTGAAACGGGCCAAGCTGGTTATTGGCGGCCACGCCTTCTCCAAGGACCTTACCTATAACGTGACGGCGAACTTCTCCAATATCGCCGGCGGCTCGACGAAGAACGGAGGCCTGTTGGAAAACGCCTTCATCAACTATAAGTGGCGTGACGAGCTTCAGGTGCGCGCCGGCCAGGAGAAGGTGCAGTTCGGCAGGCAATGGCTGATTTCCGCCACCGACCTGCAATTCGTGGACGTGTCCCATGTGACGGCCGCTTTTGCGCCGACCTACGATACGGGCGTGCGCCTCTTCGGCAAGCTCCCCAAGGGGCTTGTGACCTATAGCCTGGCGGTCAGCGGGGGGCTGGGGCAGAACTACGTGCGCGCCACCCGGAACAACGCGTTGTCCGCGCGCATCACCGCCAATCCCTTCGGCGAGATGAAGAATACGGAAGCTGATCTGGAGCAGACGGAAAAACCGCTGGTCTCCTTCGGCGCCAATTATTACCGCAACACCATCACCGAGACGGAGTACAGCACCTCCTCCAACAACAGCCTGGGGTACCTGAAGAGCAAGGCCGGGTGGTTCGCCCTCAACAAGCGGGGTACGCTTTTGTCGGGCGAGTCCGTCAACATCAGCATGCTCGGCCTGGACGCGGCGTTCAAATGGCGCGGGCTCTCCATCTCCGGCGAATATATGTGGGGCGAGGGGGATGCCCAGCAATCCAAGTATGGCCAGCGGGCCATGGGTTTCTATGCCCAGGCCGGCTACATGGTCATCCCGAAGACGCTTGAAGTGGCCTATCGCTATGCCTACCTGGACCCGAACATCAACAACAACACCCTGGCGCTCAACGACCACTGGATCGAGAACAGCGTGGCGGTCTCCTGGTACATCAGGGAACACTACCTGAAGCTCCAGGCCGATTACACCGCCATCCACAAGCAGAGAAACCTGATATCCCAGTCCACAAGCGTAGTCATGCAGCCCACGGACGACAATCAGGCCCGGGTGCAGTTGCAACTGGTGTTCTAG
- a CDS encoding energy transducer TonB, with translation MNTCPASYGGGDGVPRYGSSSGMCQWLSVSSLLHACLIVPFILFSLHSPARHMRSRLQIELFGMVADRQVAEKKVAQQAAPQRREAYRPPKTVTYRTVATESPVSVHKTEEKPKPVEPETKPAPAAAVAVQSVAAAQVTTSGADAERQRQQSIRTAAEQEADRKRRYGEKVTKRLRSNVVYPKEARRMGIVAVTQIYFWVTESGQIKDGSLRVKRSSGYAALDASALKAARDSAPFEKPPNEMPLIVDINFDVKT, from the coding sequence ATGAATACGTGTCCAGCTTCATACGGCGGGGGCGATGGCGTGCCCCGCTATGGGAGTAGTTCCGGGATGTGCCAGTGGCTTTCTGTTTCCTCGCTGCTGCACGCCTGCCTCATCGTGCCGTTCATCCTGTTCAGCCTGCACTCGCCGGCGCGGCATATGCGCTCCCGGCTCCAGATCGAGCTGTTCGGTATGGTGGCCGACCGGCAGGTGGCGGAAAAGAAGGTGGCGCAGCAGGCCGCGCCGCAACGGCGCGAGGCGTACCGTCCCCCCAAGACCGTCACCTACCGCACCGTGGCCACGGAGAGCCCGGTCAGCGTGCACAAGACGGAGGAAAAGCCCAAACCGGTGGAGCCGGAGACCAAGCCCGCCCCGGCGGCGGCCGTGGCGGTGCAGAGCGTGGCCGCGGCGCAGGTGACTACCTCGGGCGCCGACGCTGAGCGGCAGCGGCAGCAGAGCATCAGGACGGCGGCGGAACAGGAGGCGGACCGGAAAAGAAGGTACGGAGAAAAGGTAACAAAACGGCTCCGGAGCAATGTTGTCTACCCCAAGGAAGCAAGGCGGATGGGGATCGTGGCTGTTACCCAAATCTACTTTTGGGTTACGGAATCCGGGCAGATCAAGGACGGTTCCCTGCGGGTGAAAAGGAGCAGCGGCTATGCCGCCCTGGACGCCAGTGCCTTGAAGGCCGCCCGGGACAGCGCACCGTTCGAGAAACCTCCAAACGAAATGCCGCTGATTGTCGACATAAATTTCGACGTTAAAACCTGA
- a CDS encoding biopolymer transporter ExbD has translation MDEKPFETMNVIPFVDIMLVLLTIVLTTSSFIASGRIPVNLPQASKSAAETDKAAIIELGANGSIYFNSKQVTLDSMRGELAPLGKDTGFIIRADREITLQHFIDVADLLKQLSFKKVAVQTKNRT, from the coding sequence ATGGACGAAAAACCCTTTGAAACCATGAACGTGATCCCGTTCGTGGACATCATGCTGGTGCTTCTGACCATCGTGTTGACCACGTCGAGCTTCATCGCCAGCGGCCGCATTCCGGTCAATCTGCCCCAGGCCTCGAAGAGTGCGGCGGAGACGGACAAGGCGGCCATCATCGAACTGGGGGCCAACGGCAGCATCTATTTCAACAGCAAGCAGGTGACCCTGGACTCCATGAGAGGCGAACTGGCCCCCCTGGGCAAGGATACCGGCTTCATCATCCGGGCGGACCGGGAGATCACCCTGCAGCATTTCATCGACGTGGCCGACCTGCTGAAGCAGTTGAGCTTCAAGAAGGTGGCCGTCCAGACCAAGAATCGGACGTGA
- the exbB gene encoding TonB-system energizer ExbB, whose amino-acid sequence MMVKWLSGTIDYGIIGLLLFLSVIVVAVALERYGLYRKLKVGDFDNIKSLELVLTEKLSVIASVGSNAPYLGLLGTVLGIMLTFYNMGQDAAMDTGKIMTGLALALKATAVGLVVALVSVVLYNALLRKAKVLMLQWEIANGRKTL is encoded by the coding sequence ATGATGGTGAAGTGGTTGTCGGGAACGATCGATTACGGGATTATCGGCCTGCTGCTGTTCCTGAGCGTGATCGTGGTGGCCGTGGCGCTGGAGCGGTACGGCCTGTACCGCAAGCTGAAGGTCGGGGATTTCGATAATATCAAGTCCCTGGAACTGGTGCTGACGGAGAAGCTCTCCGTGATCGCCTCGGTGGGGAGCAATGCCCCCTACCTGGGGCTTCTGGGGACCGTGCTCGGGATCATGCTGACCTTCTACAACATGGGGCAGGATGCGGCCATGGACACGGGCAAGATCATGACCGGCCTGGCCCTGGCCCTGAAGGCGACGGCGGTGGGACTGGTGGTGGCGCTGGTGTCGGTGGTGCTGTACAACGCGCTGCTGCGCAAGGCCAAGGTGCTGATGCTGCAATGGGAGATAGCCAATGGACGAAAAACCCTTTGA
- a CDS encoding ShlB/FhaC/HecB family hemolysin secretion/activation protein, with the protein MPAPDKPVIIQEEEKPFSMTDGEKIFIRDFRLEGAEKGDEATLLALLTPYRNRDLTMTEITEAANRLTIFHRNKGYLVAKAYIPKQDARDGVLTIRIVMGSYGTFALKNKSPVRDSFLQGVFDNTKDDASPVVTKAGLERAILVVRDLPGCAIPTVTLAPGTLPGTTDFEVNVPAGQRVNGYLMADNQGSRFTGRNRVYGGIDLNSPTGSADKLSVSGMITEDADLWNARLAYGFPLARNGLRGEVAAARTNYQLGGEYSYLNAVGVADSLEGTVFYPVRKTSEEAYDLSVNFAYKKLWDDLWFTSATTHNRREGFAGTVAMQRNAYGSLLGQHLFTNATASFSVGSVEFTDADSTTLEQNNKGANSKGIYSKFDLALGANLELTEDISAKASFKMQQVLSAANIDSSEQFFISGLGGVKAYSESVGFDNGYLVNLEVKYALPSLGGYKHSLGAFFDHGLAYAEKGEYAANDIYILSDAGVGYYAGYKQLFCTAQVAQPVGKTSGVNDPGTRFLLQFGAAF; encoded by the coding sequence GTGCCGGCCCCGGACAAGCCGGTCATTATCCAGGAAGAGGAGAAGCCGTTCTCCATGACCGACGGCGAAAAGATCTTCATCAGGGATTTCCGGCTGGAAGGGGCTGAAAAGGGGGATGAGGCCACACTGCTGGCCCTGCTGACGCCGTACCGGAACCGGGATCTGACCATGACGGAGATCACGGAGGCGGCCAACAGGCTGACCATCTTCCACCGGAACAAGGGGTACCTGGTGGCCAAGGCCTACATCCCCAAGCAGGACGCCAGGGACGGCGTTCTGACCATCAGGATCGTCATGGGCAGCTACGGCACCTTTGCCCTGAAGAACAAATCCCCGGTGAGAGATTCGTTCCTCCAGGGGGTCTTCGACAACACCAAGGATGATGCCTCTCCGGTCGTCACCAAGGCCGGTCTGGAACGTGCCATCCTGGTGGTCAGGGACCTGCCGGGGTGCGCCATCCCCACGGTCACCCTGGCGCCGGGCACCTTGCCGGGCACCACCGATTTCGAGGTGAACGTGCCCGCCGGGCAGCGCGTGAACGGCTACCTCATGGCGGACAACCAGGGGTCGCGCTTCACGGGGCGAAATCGCGTCTACGGCGGCATCGACCTCAATTCGCCCACCGGCAGCGCCGACAAGCTCTCGGTCAGCGGCATGATCACCGAGGACGCCGACCTGTGGAACGCCCGGCTGGCCTACGGCTTTCCCCTGGCCCGTAACGGCCTGCGCGGCGAAGTGGCGGCGGCCCGGACCAATTACCAGCTCGGCGGCGAATACTCCTATCTGAACGCGGTAGGCGTGGCGGATTCCCTGGAAGGCACCGTCTTTTATCCGGTCAGGAAAACCAGCGAGGAGGCCTACGACCTCTCCGTGAATTTCGCCTACAAGAAACTGTGGGACGATCTGTGGTTTACCTCGGCAACCACCCATAACCGGAGGGAGGGCTTTGCCGGGACCGTGGCCATGCAGAGGAACGCCTACGGCAGCCTCTTGGGCCAACATCTCTTCACCAATGCCACCGCCAGCTTCAGCGTCGGTTCGGTGGAGTTCACGGACGCCGACTCGACTACCCTGGAACAGAACAACAAAGGTGCCAATTCGAAAGGCATCTATTCCAAATTCGACCTGGCGCTGGGCGCCAACCTGGAACTGACCGAGGATATCTCCGCCAAGGCGTCGTTCAAGATGCAGCAGGTGCTGTCGGCGGCCAACATCGATTCGAGCGAGCAGTTCTTCATCTCCGGGCTCGGCGGCGTCAAGGCCTATTCCGAGAGTGTCGGTTTCGACAACGGTTATCTGGTGAACCTGGAAGTCAAATACGCCCTGCCGTCCCTGGGGGGCTACAAGCACTCCCTGGGGGCGTTCTTCGATCACGGCCTGGCCTATGCGGAAAAAGGGGAGTACGCCGCCAACGATATCTACATCCTGAGCGATGCCGGCGTGGGGTATTACGCCGGCTACAAGCAGCTGTTCTGCACCGCCCAGGTGGCCCAGCCGGTGGGGAAAACCAGCGGCGTCAACGATCCGGGCACCCGTTTCCTGCTGCAGTTCGGCGCGGCGTTTTGA
- a CDS encoding peptidylprolyl isomerase: MCCSIAARLLTLALCAWGLAIPGHSAPAPDDPAAAAVLVNGTAITMGAYQKELESATQLQEAKAKLAHDAMMARVKQETLDNMITRELLFQESRRRNIAIDAATIDREYQQYKANFAGESQYGETLARLKLSEAQVREQIAQGIAIRTLIDEAIGKKVTVTPEEAKGYYERNAASFAQPARVHLSHVLIALAKDAAPEQKKGAAEKIAEVQKRVARGDDFAALAAQFSDDAKNRTRGGDIGWFTQEQMPAEMHAKVKNLKVGEVSAVVEDRFGLHLIKVMESRAAFTPTFDELKERIAATLKQEKTEKELLPFVKQLRDRAKVEIRLSGENS; the protein is encoded by the coding sequence GTGTGCTGTTCAATCGCCGCCAGGCTCCTGACGCTGGCCCTGTGCGCCTGGGGCCTGGCCATCCCGGGCCACTCCGCACCGGCGCCCGATGACCCCGCCGCCGCGGCCGTGCTGGTCAACGGCACGGCCATCACCATGGGGGCGTACCAGAAGGAACTGGAAAGCGCCACCCAGTTGCAGGAGGCCAAGGCCAAGCTGGCCCATGACGCCATGATGGCCCGGGTGAAACAGGAAACCCTGGACAACATGATCACCCGCGAGTTGCTCTTCCAGGAGAGCCGGCGGCGGAACATCGCCATCGACGCCGCGACCATCGACCGGGAATACCAGCAGTACAAGGCCAATTTCGCCGGCGAGAGCCAGTACGGCGAGACCCTGGCGCGCCTCAAGCTGAGCGAGGCCCAGGTGCGGGAGCAGATCGCCCAAGGGATCGCCATCCGCACCCTGATCGACGAGGCCATCGGCAAGAAGGTCACGGTGACGCCGGAGGAGGCCAAGGGCTATTACGAGCGCAACGCGGCGAGCTTCGCCCAGCCCGCCCGGGTCCACCTGAGCCATGTGCTCATCGCCCTGGCCAAGGACGCCGCCCCGGAACAGAAGAAGGGGGCGGCGGAGAAGATCGCCGAGGTGCAGAAACGGGTGGCCCGGGGCGACGATTTTGCGGCCCTGGCGGCCCAATTTTCCGACGACGCCAAGAACCGGACCCGGGGAGGGGACATCGGCTGGTTTACCCAGGAGCAGATGCCGGCGGAGATGCACGCCAAGGTCAAAAATCTCAAGGTGGGGGAGGTGTCCGCCGTCGTGGAGGACCGCTTCGGCCTGCACCTGATCAAGGTAATGGAGAGCAGGGCGGCCTTCACCCCCACCTTCGACGAGCTGAAGGAGCGGATTGCGGCCACGCTCAAGCAGGAAAAGACGGAAAAGGAGCTGCTGCCCTTCGTGAAGCAGTTGCGGGACCGGGCCAAGGTGGAGATCCGCCTGTCCGGGGAGAATAGCTGA